TGATCTGCCGGTCGAGCAGGGCGTCGGCCAGGTCGATCGGGCCGTGGTCGGTGAAGGGGTTCATTGGCCCGCTCCGGTGAAGATCATCAGGGGGATCGCCACCACCGCCGCGACGGCGATGACGACGAGCATGGCGAAGCCGACGATGTTGCTGAAGTGGCCGTTGGCGTGCTTGCCGAGGTACTCGCGGTCGTTGGCGACGATGAGCACGGGCAGGTAGGTCAGCGGCAGCGCCACCGCGGAGAAGATCAGCGAGATCTCGGTCAGGCCGACCGGGTCGAGCCCGGTCTGCACGACCAGCACCGCGATCAGCAGGCCGGCGGCGACGGCCACGTGGAAGCGAGCGGCCTTGCGCGGAGCGCGGCGCTTGCCCCAGTCCCAGCCGAAGTACTGCGCCAGCATGTACCCCGACGACAGCCCGGTCTCCAGCGCGGCGCCGAAGGTGGCGGCGAAGATGCCGATCAGCACGATCACCAGGCCGGCGGTCCCGAGCGCGAGCGTCACCGGCAGCACGATCTGGCTGAGCTGGCCGACGTCGACGCCGGCCGGGAACAGCACCGTCGCGGCGCAGGCCATCACGGCGAGCGCGAGCAGGCCGCCGAGGGGGAAGCCGAGCAGCACGTTGGCGCGCTGCACCGGCAGGTCCTTCACCTTCCAGCCCTCTTCGACGCCGCCGGAGGAGAAGAAGAACACCTCGTACGGCGTCATCGCCGACGCGAACAGCGCGACCGCGTGGTAGGCGTAGGTCGGCAGCGCCTGGTCGGCGGGCGGCGCGACCCCGGCGATCTGCGCGCCGAGCGAGGACCAGTCGGGGTGCAGGAAGAAGATCGCGACGGCGAACACGCCGATCGCGAGGCCGGCGAGGCCGAAACCGGTCTCCATCCGCTCGAAGCCGACCCGCCAGATCACCAGCCAGACGAGCACGCCGATGGGGAGCACCCAGACCAGCCGGCCGACTCCGGAGGCGAGCTCGATCGTGAGCGCGACGCCACCGATCTCGGCACTGACGGTCAGCAGCGTGATCAGGAACGACCCGGCCAGGTTGAGCAGCGCCATGCGCGGGCCGAGGCGCTCGCGGATCAGGTCGAACACCGGGCGCCCGGACACCGCGACGATCCGGCCGGACATGTCGGCGTAGACGCAGATCCCGAGCACGCCGAGCAGGGTCACCCAGACCAGGGCCATCCCGTAGCGGGCGCCGACGACCCCGCTTTCGACGAGGTCGCCGATGTCGACGAACCCGCCGACCGCGGTGAGGATGCCGAGGGTGACGGCCAAGAGCTTCTTGTTCACGACGTCACGCCCCAGCGGGCGAGCTCACCGATCAGGCCCCGCAGTTCGGCGTCGATCCGGTCCAGGCCGTCGTCCGTGCCGTCGCCGAGGCCGTCGTCGAGCCGGTGGGCCAGCGCGACCCCGCGGTCGGTGATCGACGCCAGTGCCGCCCGGGCGCGGTCGTCGGTCAGCTTGCCGACGTCCTGGCCCGCCGAGCCGAGTTCGTCGGCGGCGTCGCGGACGGTGATCGAGAGGCTGGGGACGGGCGGCACCGAGTCGCGGTCGGCGGTCACCACGAGCCGCAGGAGTTCGAGCTGGCCCCGGATCTCCCGGCCGGCGTGCACGATGTCGGCTTGCGGGTCCGCTCCGCAGCCCGCCGCCAGGGCAGCGGCCGCGAGCACCGCGGCCGTCGTGCGCAGTCGAGTCGGCCACGGCGGAAACACGACCCGGGAATACCCGATCTTCGCGCGGGCAAACGCCGGTCTGGAGACTCCACCGTGGACAGAACGGGTGATTGAACCGGCCGCGAGCGGGGAAATTCGTCGCCATGCGGAGCGAATCGCCCTTTCGTGACGAAGACGGACCGGACGAAAACGACCTTCCGGTCAGCCGTCCCGCGTGGCCGGTCACGGCGCTCAGCACCGTCGCGCAGGGCGGCGTGCTCTGGGTCTTCGTGGCGGCGGTGCTGGCGTGGCGGCCTGGTTCCCGGCGCCGGGCCGCCGGCCGCGGTCTCGTGGCGGGCGCGGCCGGCATGGCGTCCGGGCACGCCGTGAAGGCCGTGGTCCGGCGCCGGCGGCCACCGGCGCAGCGGCTGCCGGCCCGCCAGGCGCTGCCCGAGCAGCCGAAGTCTTCGTCGTTCCCCTCCACGCACGCGACGACGGCGGCCGCGTTCACGGTCGCCGTCGCACTCACGGCGCCGGCGGCGGGCGCCGTGATCGCGCCGCTGGCCGCCGCGGTGTGCTACAGCAGGCTCCGG
This window of the Amycolatopsis balhimycina FH 1894 genome carries:
- a CDS encoding NRAMP family divalent metal transporter; translation: MNKKLLAVTLGILTAVGGFVDIGDLVESGVVGARYGMALVWVTLLGVLGICVYADMSGRIVAVSGRPVFDLIRERLGPRMALLNLAGSFLITLLTVSAEIGGVALTIELASGVGRLVWVLPIGVLVWLVIWRVGFERMETGFGLAGLAIGVFAVAIFFLHPDWSSLGAQIAGVAPPADQALPTYAYHAVALFASAMTPYEVFFFSSGGVEEGWKVKDLPVQRANVLLGFPLGGLLALAVMACAATVLFPAGVDVGQLSQIVLPVTLALGTAGLVIVLIGIFAATFGAALETGLSSGYMLAQYFGWDWGKRRAPRKAARFHVAVAAGLLIAVLVVQTGLDPVGLTEISLIFSAVALPLTYLPVLIVANDREYLGKHANGHFSNIVGFAMLVVIAVAAVVAIPLMIFTGAGQ
- a CDS encoding phosphatase PAP2 family protein; this encodes MRSESPFRDEDGPDENDLPVSRPAWPVTALSTVAQGGVLWVFVAAVLAWRPGSRRRAAGRGLVAGAAGMASGHAVKAVVRRRRPPAQRLPARQALPEQPKSSSFPSTHATTAAAFTVAVALTAPAAGAVIAPLAAAVCYSRLRTRAHWPTDVYGGAALGAVVGGWVHRRFTRGSTPGK